Proteins encoded by one window of Conger conger chromosome 1, fConCon1.1, whole genome shotgun sequence:
- the LOC133132187 gene encoding immunoglobulin superfamily DCC subclass member 3-like codes for MTGGFGGQTQAVRHPSSSANSLMTPKGLGSQSGANSSSLPGVGGASELAFLMEPNDVIAVRDRPLMLDCLVEGEGPVLITWRRNGVPVPTGHKASVLANGTLLIQNFQKRRESNETDAGEYDCAAQNRYGMLVSRKARVQLASLPKFHTHPESMSVDEGGVARFQCQVNGIPEASIAWERDRTVLSTLDKRYTLLPAGILQVTGVRRADSGVYRCVATNIANTRYSHEAQLSVAVAAPRTYKEPVILSGPQNLTITVHQTAILECIATGNPRPIVSWSRLDGRSIGVEGIQVLGTGNLMISDVTLQHSGVYVCSANRPGTRMRRTALGRLVVQAPPEFLQWPQSVSKPAGGSAVFTCLAQGVPEPHLIWLKNGKILTPGDNVKLTNNNSTLAVTRITSEDEAIYQCIAENTAGTNQASARLAVSLAKELPEAPQDLSATALSTTSLQLSWAQPPPEVTDGIIGYVLHIRMIGEPDSRELQEAVSKTTFQHEFNNLESATTYSIYLKAYSPLGASQQSNTVFATTLGGVPTAPSFFTKVLNSTALQVFWELPSKAGRLVGFKLLYRKVPDPDFQAPYVLPSQINTHTISHLEPAAVYEIKLVAYNGNGDSDGSMRLVSLAEEGTSAKTSTGGESVCNCKQEGESSMTGIVVGIHIGMACIIFCVLFLMFGYRRSLFCRKGTQDSWSVPQGEAGGPVGQRSIPKEGAARPPEVIELVTQTPGAAGQGQSHPGQCQVLIEQHPSRQPGTGTG; via the exons ATGACGGGGGGCTTTGGTGGCCAAACGCAAGCTGTCCGCCACCCCAGCTCCTCCGCCAACTCTCTCATGACCCCCAAGGGGCTGGGGTCACAGTCTGGGG CAAATTCCTCTTCTCTCCCAGGGGTAGGCGGAGCCTCAGAACTTGCCTTCCTGATGGAACCCAATGATGTCATAGCGGTGCGGGACCGCCCCCTGATGCTGGACTGCCTGGTGGAAGGGGAGGGGCCTGTTTTGATCACATGGCGCAGGAACGGAGTGCCAGTGCCCACCGGGCACAAGGCGAGCGTGCTGGCCAATGGGACGCTCCTGATCCAGAACTTccagaagaggagggagagcaaCGAGACAGACGCCGGCGAATACGACTGTGCTGCGCAGAACCGATACGGCATGTTGGTCAGCCGCAAGGCGCGGGTCCAACTGGCAT CTCTCCCCAAGTTCCACACTCACCCGGAGTCCATGTCTGTGGATGAGGGCGGTGTCGCACGCTTCCAGTGCCAGGTTAACGGCATACCAGAAGCCAGCATCGCCTGGGAGCGGGACAGGACTGTTCTGAGCACTCTGGATAAAAG ATACACTCTTCTGCCCGCGGGTATCCTGCAGGTGACGGGCGTGAGGCGGGCAGACAGCGGGGTGTACCGCTGTGTTGCCACCAACATCGCCAACACCCGCTACAGCCATGAGGCCCAGCTCAGTGTGGCGG TGGCGGCCCCACGGACCTACAAGGAGCCAGTGATCCTATCGGGTCCCCAGAACCTGACCATCACAGTCCACCAGACGGCCATCTTGGAGTGCATCGCCACAGGAAACCCCAGGCCCATAGTGTCCTGGAGCAGACTGG ACGGACGCTCCATTGGAGTGGAAGGCATCCAGGTTCTGGGGACAGGGAACCTGATGATTTCGGACGTGACGCTGCAGCACTCCGGGGTGTACGTGTGCTCTGCCAACCGGCCCGGGACCAGGATGAGGCGTACCGCTTTGGGGAGGCTGGTGGTGCAAG CTCCCCCAGAGTTCCTGCAGTGGCCGCAATCTGTCTCaaagccagcagggggcagtgctgTGTTTACCTGCTTGGCTCAGGGCGTCCCAGAGCCGCATCTGATCTGGCTGAAGAACGGCAAGATACTGACTCCGGGAGACAATGTGAAACTCACCAACAATAACAG CACCCTTGCAGTGACACGCATCACCTCAGAAGATGAGGCCATCTATCAGTGCATAGCAGAGAACACCGCGGGCACCAACCAGGCCAGCGCTCGCCTGGCGGTCTCCCTGGCCAAGGAGCTGCCCGAGGCCCCCCAGGACCTGAGCGCCACTGCCCTGTCCACCACCTCGCTGCAGCTGAGCTGGGCACAGCCGCCCCCCGAGGTCACCGACGGGATCATCGGATACGTGCTCCACATCCGCATGATCGGAG AGCCAGACAGCCGAGAGCTGCAGGAAGCCGTTAGCAAGACCACGTTCCAGCACGAATTCAACAACCTGGAATCAGCCACCACCTACTCCATCTACCTCAAAGCCTATTCCCCCTTAGGAGCCAGCCAGCAGTCTAACACGGTCTTTGCTACAACACTAGGGGGCG tGCCCACTGCCCCCAGCTTCTTCACCAAGGTGCTGAACAGCACAGCTCTGCAGGTGTTCTGGGAGCTCCCGAGCAAGGCTGGCAGACTGGTGGGCTTCAAGCTGCTCTACCGCAAGGTTCCTGACCCAGACTTCCAGGCGCCCTATGTGTTACCCAGCCAAATCAACACCCACACCATCTCTCACCTCG AGCCAGCAGCGGTGTACGAGATCAAACTGGTGGCCTACAATGGCAATGGAGACAGCGATGGCAGCATGCGACTTGTGTCTCTGGCTGAGGAGGGTACCAGCGCCAAGACCAGCACTG GTGGGGAGTCTGTGTGTAACTGCAAGCAGGAGGGGGAGAGCTCCATGACGGGCATCGTGGTGGGCATCCACATTGGCATGGCCTGCATCATCTTCTGCGTGCTCTTCCTCATGTTCGGATACCGCCGCAG TCTGTTCTGCAGGAAGGGGACCCAGGACAGCTGGTCTGTGCCCCAGGGGGAGGCAGGAGGGCCTGTGGGTCAGAGGAGCATTCCTAAAGAAGGGGCTGCTCGCCCTCCAGAAGTTATAGAGCTAGTGACTCAG ACTCCCGGAGCAGCTGGGCAGGGCCAGTCTCACCCAGGGCAGTGCCAGGTCCTCATCGAGCAGCACCCGTCTCGACAGCCTGGCACGGGCACTGGCTAG